The genome window GTTTAAcataatattttgtggtatttattgaaataaaagtaaaagttataaCAACAAGCTTTTAAAACCCATCACATTATCTTTTTGGTGCTAAATGGACATGTATATAGCTAAAtgtatatttcatgttttttatattaaagatgttaatatttaaatgactaattccagtctttgtgttttcacacGCTTACAGGACAGACACAACTGTCATTGGCTGCAGTGGTTTCCATGGCGACTGTCTGACGCTGACAAAAATCATTGACGCCAGGCTAAAGGTGAGCTGTTTTTGGTTTCACTGTGGTTTTAAATTACCCTGCTTTATAAACAACTTGTCGCATTTGCTTGAATTCACCAAATTCACAAAATGCTGTCTGAGacggtggaggaggaggaaaaaaaaaatcagacacctgttttgttttaggcACCAAAGTaatacacataaaataaactggaaatattggatatttttctttaaaacatttttagtgtaagtcattagtttttcatttttgcgTGTTTATGTGTCCTTTGCAACTTTGTGCAAGTAGAAATTACAATCAATTTTGGATGAAGAAGGAATATAAATCATAATGCCACACtgatttaaacattacattcagttataaaataatatttctcttCTTCTCAGATGTACAAACactcaaacaacaaaactatGACCAGCGGAGCCATTGCAGCCATGTTGTCCACCATCTTGTACAGTCGGAGGTTCTTCCCTTACTACGTCTACAACATCATTGGGGGTCTGGATGAAGAAGGTGGGCTCTTATGTTCTAGCGTACAAACCGTTCAGCTATTCTGCTGTTAGAAATACATATTACAGTAAACATAGCTGGCTtcattgttgtattttataCACTTCAGAGCAAGAATTGTTTGAAATGGGTCAAACATCACATCTTACTGCCATATCTTTAAGCAAATAAAGCTCTGGCTAAGATGATTCATCAAATTAATCGTTaagaattttttattaaaatgattttcaattAACATAGACTTAATAAAAGCCCATTTGCTGATATACCACACACTGATGGCAGTAattaagctgaagaaaaaaataatatgttaaatgttaatgtgtttttctttaaccttCTGATCCATTCTtagctacaaatgatcaagcgtacACTAGAGGAATGCtgcattatttcattttaggcaataacatgtttattttcttgtggaAGCCTTcattaatttgcatattttgatTCCTTTGTAATATCGTATAAAAAGTGATTAACTAAAATTTTTTCTATCCAATTAGTTAATGAATTAATAGATTACTAAAACAATTGCAGCCCtgttattattttgtagttATAAAAGTTTTTCCTTCATAATTTGTAGAATTTGGTCAGAAATTATTTCGACGGTATTTCACGCCGTCCCTTTAACAGTTATCCTTCATCAAATAGCGTCATTAAATACGACAATAATTTTCAAACTCTTCCAAAAACAACTCAGACTTTTTCTCAAGTGGATCAGTATCAGTAGAAATATTTTGTGTCTCCAGCAGTAATCAGGGTATTTATTATTACgtacattattttgttttaataacgCTTAAAGCTTGTCTTAtggtcttattttttttttctgtgtacaaCCTGGAATATGTGCAACGTAGGCAAAGGAGCGGTTTACAGCTTCGACCCGGTCGGCTCCTACCAGAGAGACACCTACAAGGCCGGAGGGTCCGCCAGCGCCATGCTGCAGCCGTTGCTAGACAACCAGGttgataaaaacacacagaccaTTTTATTCATCCTCATTATGAACACAGTCTGACTCTTTCCAAAATGCTGCTTCACAGATCGGGTTTAAGAACATGGAGGGTGTGCAGCACCTTCCCTTGACTCAGGAGAAAGCGGTGCAGCTGGTCAAAGACGTCTTCATCTCGGCCGCAGAGAGAGACGTCTACACCGGAGACGCCCTTCGCGTCTGCGTCATCACGAAGGACGGCATCAACGAGCAGACGATACCGCTGAGGAAGGACTAGAGAGGACACAGTGTTTCTGTCTGCCTTCAGTTTCCTCTCCGTCTTCAGCATTTTACATAAATTGATCCGCAGGTTGATAAAGTTGCCATGTAGGTTTGGCTCCAAACTGAAGGGAGGATTTCTGTCAATTCTTTGGTCCCAAATATTCTGCTTATTTAGTCGCCGGCCTTCTTTTGGATCAGCATTCCTGTTTTTCCCACCTGGCCTAAACTCTTCCTCCGGATGATTTCTTATGTTTTGGAAGGAAACATGCTCAGCTGTTCTTTTTACATtcttaataaatataaacagttcAGGAACTCTCCTTGTCTGCTGCTTATTTTTGCACTCAAGATTCACTTCTGAATCTCTAAGAAATGACCAGAAACAGACAAGATGGAGATAAATATCGGTTGTTAATAtcggcccagttttatttacataacagATGCCGCTTTGACTAAGATGACTAAGATGACTAAGATCGACCGATACCATAAAATTATATATCATataattttatagttttaaatttatataattttcttcATCAATAAAGTTACGGACAAGCCTGACTTACTATTGAGGTAAAACTTTCCATCGGCAGAGCTTTGGTTTCTAAGTAACAtgtaaatggatttaaaaagaaacaaagacggTCAAATGTCTGAATGtcaatgaaaatatatttttttttattagactgTTGAGGATACagagtatcttcagtcagaagcttcttcagatttgctgtaatacagactgctacaggagaccTTTCCTCATCTATAACTCTttaaagaatctgaattaatgagctgcaatatcatttaatttccatttgggatcaataaattaCTTATGAACTTGAATATTGATGTATAACCCCACTAATGGTGATATGAATCCAACTATTAAAAGTCCAAACACTTCAAAGATCGAAGGGAATTGAACTGATcgtattaaaaatatttcaggtttATTTTACCTGAGGGTGTTgtgaattatatttttatttctaatgtgCCAATTATTTCTGCTGCATCTGATAAGAAATCCAGTTTGTGCTCAGGTAAAGAAAACAGACCACTCACTTCCTTCATGTAACAAACGTTGGCGCTTTAAAAAGAGCTCTGCTTATTTTACTATATAAAGTGTTATAATTGTACATTTATGACAACATGTTATATTAATGTTATATTAAGTATGTTTAACTGTGGAAACCAGAAGGAACAAACAAACCAGCCAGTTAGTCTTTCCCTCTTTTTATTAACCCAAGAAAATCAGTTAAATgtttaacaattatttcaacaatcagAAAATAATAACTCTCTCACACAAACAGAGACGCGGTTAGGCGTAGTACTGCAGGTTGGCCTTCTTCTTGGCCTGCACCTCCAGGATTCCCTCCATGTAATCCTCGTGGTTGAGCTCGGTGGCGCCGCGGCGCAGCGCGATCATGCCGGCCTCCACGCACACGGCCTTGCACTGCGCGCCGTTGAAGTCGTCGGTGCAGCGGGCCAGCTCCTCGTAGTTCACGTCCGGACTCACGTTCATCTTGCGCGAGTGGATCTGCATGATGCGCGCTCGGGCCTCTTCGTTTGGCATCGGGAACTCGATCTTCCTGTCCAGACGACCCGAACGCAGCAGAGCCGGGTCCAAGATGTCGACTCTGTTGGTGGCAGCaatcacctaaaaaaaacaaaaaaacacataggGGTCAAATCTGGGTGCATTGTCTTTTTAATCAtcagattaaaatatataatgacCATTTTTAGGCTTTGGacgataaaaataaacatttttgaagttttggttTGATTAAACTGCAATATTTGATCTGCAGaagttttaaaatcaatttaaatgtcttatttacTCTTTACATATCACCACCTTCCTAAAACAATGGCATTTTTTGCCAAAGAATGCAGAATATCATCACTTTTGATGAAGGTGAAgatatttgaaatgatttttaccaaataacacAAGgtcaaaacaatcaaaaatctGACAAATGTATTACCCTAATTGAGAATTTACTGGTATTTCTAAATTACAATTTATGGGGAATAACTATTTTAAAGcaggactgtttttttttttattcccacaAAATCAAACTTAACATAAATTAACCTTTACTAGTCATTTATCTGATTTAAACCAAAAGTTAAAAAGGTTAtttgttcaacattttattagcaatatttatattattccATAATTTTCATT of Xiphophorus couchianus chromosome 4, X_couchianus-1.0, whole genome shotgun sequence contains these proteins:
- the psmb1 gene encoding proteasome subunit beta type-1, yielding MLSAQGFGGPGKMKEYHYAGAVENRFSPYAFNGGTVLAVAGEDFAVVASDTRLSEGYSIHSRDSPKCYKLTDTTVIGCSGFHGDCLTLTKIIDARLKMYKHSNNKTMTSGAIAAMLSTILYSRRFFPYYVYNIIGGLDEEGKGAVYSFDPVGSYQRDTYKAGGSASAMLQPLLDNQIGFKNMEGVQHLPLTQEKAVQLVKDVFISAAERDVYTGDALRVCVITKDGINEQTIPLRKD